DNA from Larimichthys crocea isolate SSNF chromosome XIII, L_crocea_2.0, whole genome shotgun sequence:
TATAATGCTATATCAATCAccttacaaaaataaagaacataTAGTctccattaaaaataatttaattactACATTCAGCAGTTCACGTAtgatttttaatgcattaaCAATCAGGTAAATCACAGCTTACTATTGCTAACGGAGGGTGGTGCCACATCCACCACCACCTTGCCCAGGTTCTTCCCAGCATACATGTAGTCCACGGCCCGGAAGACTGACTCCAAGCCTGTGAACCTGCCCTCCTGTGCCATTTCACCATGATCCACCTCACACACTAGCTTCCCCTTGGCAAACATCTGCACCATGCTACCCAGAGCTTCCCTGTAGTCACTGAGGAAGTGGGGCAGGAAGAAACCCCGAATGCTGGCCGACTTCTGGAGCAGCTTAACCGGTAGTGTTCCCCCTCTGAATGCTGGGATTCCTGATGCGGTCTGGTACCCTGAGATGAAGCCAATCACAATCAGCCGACCCTTATTGGCCAAATTGTTCACTGCGACGTCAAAGACACTGCCTCCGACTGACTCATACACCACATCTATGCCTTTCGGGTACTCTTTCCTCAGCGTCTTTGCCAGGTCTTCTGTGGTATAGTTGATTGGCCTGTCGCAGCCTATGGATTTTAGGAAGCCGGCTTTCTCGTTGGATGAACAGGTCCCAATCACATGACAACCGGCCTGTTTGGCAAACTGCACTGCAAACTGTCCTGTTCCTCCTGCGGCCGCCGTGACCAGCACCGTCTCACCTTTGACCAGGTCGCCCAGACGTTTCAAGGCGATGTGGGCTGTGGCACCGCTGACCAGGAGGGTGAGGAACTCTGGCTTGACCGCTGGGACAGGCACAGTTTCCTTGGCTGGCACCACCGTGTACTCAGCAAATGCACCGCTGCCGAAGTAGGCCACAGTGTCCCCGACGGTGTAACGGGAGCTGGCGCTAAGGCCGAGTCCAACAACATCACCAATACCCTCGAAACCGGCATCGAACGGGGGCTTCACAGAGGGGTCGTAACGACCTGCTGAGTAATTAATATCTGAGGCGTTGATTCCcacaaaactgaaacacagagaaaaattATTGTGGATTAAACAACTGTTACATGGTGAAGTTGTGCACAAAATGCACACATAACATTCACGTACAGAAACATTTATGTGGTCATTACAGTAAGCATATATTACATAAGTCCTGCCTGAAGGTCAGGACTTGAGGAAGTCTCAAGTCTTGTCTGAAGGTCAGGACTTCAGCTTCCTTTTCTAGATATGTCTGCACAGGGCACAAACactctggtttgtttttggcaatGATTCCCTTTTTCTTTGGAAGAGAACAATCGTGCACTGACAGGGAAAGGTTTGTAtcacaaaacacattgtatGATGTCATGATTCATTGTCCTCAGCGACACCCACAACAAACTGCACTTTTTAAATCTTAGATAGTTGCTTCTTGTCTCGACACGAAGACGGCTGTTTTCATCTTACTTTGGTAACATGTTGGAAACAAATATGTGAGAAAggaatgtataaataaatcatttacagtCTTTAAGAGCGGCACGCATGCTGCGCCTCATTACCGTGCATGTCACATGTGTACTTTGAGCTCGTAGATAAGGCTTGGTTTATAGATGGGTCACAGTGATACAACAAAACACCTTGATTTGACTACTTTACATCTATCTATGGAATCAGTTACAGATGCACCTAAAAATACTGAGCCATATGAGTtacaacaaattaaaacaagctGACATGTGACAATAAAGTCATATGTTCAAACAAAAACCTTTGACAAGATGATGTTTAGCAATCTTAAATCTCCAACAAGCATTACAATATCATAAGATGATACACATCACTGATATGTGTGATGACAAATTCTACACTTTGAAAAAACACTATGAAATGTTACAGACTCAAAGCCTGTAGTTTTGATTTACAGCAAAACTGACAGTCAAATGTATGctaattatttgttttcttgttaaataattattaacaaATACATAAACGGACCAAACACTCATGATGGTTccgttaaaaaaataaaaaaaataaaaataataataatatcatttNNNNNNNNNNNNNNNNNNNNNNNTCATTTGATGCCACCCCTGCGTTTCATGCACaggtcatgtgtttgtgtagattTCTGAGGAGTGTACACATGGATCAGACCTAAGTGTGCGAAGGACTCTGGAATCTTGAGGTTTTAAAGTTGCATTTCTTCCTTTGCCAATTTATCTGCCTCTTCCACTGCAGTCATGATCTTCGCAATTATCTATTTCTCACTCTGAGATTCGTCGTTTAACACTttcatatttgatgttttattagGTCTTAACTAACGCTGTGCAATATGGAGCAATTTGCACCACAGTTCCACAAAcagaataatatatattctCTGTTAGTTAAAACATCTTCACTGACTGTGATGCCTCACTAATGCAGCCAACCTGACTGTCAAAGGTCTTAGTTCTCACTCACTGCCCTGCAAGGCAATAAGACACTAATGTACTATGTTTTACACTTAATCCGGtgtacaatatatattttattggcAGTGAATGGCACAATAAACCCCGAGGTGCATTTGAGTCAtgctaatttaacatttaaaatcacatcagGCATTCATACAGTCAATATAATGTCCTAGTAAATCAGAATTAGTGGAAGATATTACCTCCGCCTGGATTCAGAAGTCCTACTTTTATCAAAAAGAGCATTCATTTATGTCTTTTCCATCTTATATGAAACTAATGGAGTTTAATACAGTTGATCAGTTTATATAATAATCACTGAGTCTGTGTGAGGCTAAAAAGAAGCATGGTGACTGACTTCAGGTGCGTTTACTCTTCCCTAGTCTGAACACACTGCTGGCtactgcctctgctgctgctgagaatGAGAGAAATGATACTGCAATTCCCGCGCCATGTAACACTGCATCTCcttctccatcatctccatctcttGATGCCAGTCTGAGCCCCCCTCCGTGactttctgtttgcagtttggTGACGTagagagacaggaggacagagagagagagggagagggggagagagagagagagagagagagagatgccgAGATGGATTGATAGACAAATGCAGAGAGGGCGGAACTTGGAATTACAGTACAGCGCTTATTCCTCACGTATTTTGCCAtcttgtgatgatgatgatgatcgcAGGTGCTGGACATGGGTAAATCGAGGTAAGCGCAGCCCTTTATACAACTTCTCAACATTAGTGATAGATCGACATGAAATAATGATCCACAAATACTCAGAACACGCTTCGGGTCACCTATTGCTATTCCGAACGCGCAGTGAGGAAGCAGCGGTGTCTTGTTTTCTGCAACACCTttctccaaaaacaaaacaacttacCGATTTCTGACGAGCAAGTCCGCGTCTCCGGGTGTCGGAACCGCAACGGTTTGCATAGAGACGGCCTCTCTGAAATTCGGACTAAGCTTGTTTACGACCAGCTTTTTCATACTG
Protein-coding regions in this window:
- the LOC104918402 gene encoding prostaglandin reductase-3 — translated: MSVLLLVRNGRRAISVIGGGRRGTDALSGVHSAARRFIIDMSYSAHFMDFKGSSIPSSMKKLVVNKLSPNFREAVSMQTVAVPTPGDADLLVRNRFVGINASDINYSAGRYDPSVKPPFDAGFEGIGDVVGLGLSASSRYTVGDTVAYFGSGAFAEYTVVPAKETVPVPAVKPEFLTLLVSGATAHIALKRLGDLVKGETVLVTAAAGGTGQFAVQFAKQAGCHVIGTCSSNEKAGFLKSIGCDRPINYTTEDLAKTLRKEYPKGIDVVYESVGGSVFDVAVNNLANKGRLIVIGFISGYQTASGIPAFRGGTLPVKLLQKSASIRGFFLPHFLSDYREALGSMVQMFAKGKLVCEVDHGEMAQEGRFTGLESVFRAVDYMYAGKNLGKVVVDVAPPSVSNSKL